The Changchengzhania lutea genomic sequence ATCTAACCTCTAAAAAAATAAATATTAATAGATGAGACAGGTGATTCACCGTAAATTGAGCAATACCATTCTTCGTTTTAGCTTAATGATTTTATTAGCGTTTACAACCTCACTTTCAGCTCAGGAAGGAGATCCAACAAAAGGAAAATCTTTATTTAATGCCAATTGTGCCGCATGTCATAAATTAGACAAGAAAATGACGGGGCCTGCTTTACGTAATGTAGAAACGCGTTTAGCTGAACAGGAAGGCTTGGGTAGAGACTGGTTAGCAGCATGGATTCGTAATAGCGCTGCAGTCATTGCATCAGGAGATGCTTACGCAAACAAGATTTTTAAAGAGTATGGAGCAGCTATGACAGCTTATCCGTCATTTTCAGACCAAGATATCAGCGATATATTAGCGTATACAGCTGAGGAAAAAGCAGCACCGGTTGCAGCAGCAGATGGTACTGGGGCTACAGCTCAAGGGGCTACAGCTTCAAACGGTATTTCTAATGAAATCATTTTAGGAGCACTAGCTATTTTATTTGCGCTTTTAGCAATTGGTTTATATTTAGTAAACAAAACATTACGTCGTTTTGCAACTGCTCAAAATATTGAAATTGAAGCGGAAACTAAAAGAACACCGCTTTGGAAAGCTTTCGTGCAAAATCAATTTTTAATGATTGTTGTATCTATATTCTTTTTGTTAGCCAGTGCATATTTTGCGTTTGGTTATTTTATGCAAATTGGTATTGATCAAGGTTATGAACCTGTGCAACCTATTCACTATTCGCATAAAATCCATGCAGGGGATAATGGTATCGATTGTAAATACTGTCACTCTTCAGCAAGGGTGAGTAAGCATTCGGGTATTCCGTCTTTAAATGTGTGTATGAACTGCCACAAATCTATTTATGAATACACCGGTGAAACCTCTGCAGAATATACTAAGGAGTTTTACGATGGTGAGATTAAAAAATTATACAAAGCGGCCGGTTGGGACGATGCCGAACAAAAATATACAGGGGAAACACAGCCAGTAAAATGGGTGCGTATTCATAATCTTCCAGATTTTGTGTATTTCAATCACTCGCAACACGTTACTGTAGCAGGTGTGGAATGTCAAACATGTCACGGTCCAGTTGAGGAAATGGAAGTCATGTATCAACATGCGCCATTAACTATGGGGTGGTGTATTGACTGCCACAGAACAACAAATGTGAATGTAAAAGACAATGCTTACTATACCAAAATACACGAAGAATTATCTAAAAAATATGGTGTAGATGAATTGACCGCAGCTCAAATGGGCGGCTTGGAATGTGGTAAGTGTCATTATTAATTTAAAAAGTAAAGTTTTAGTTTTTTAGAGAGATACTAATAACTAATAACTAACAACTAATAACTAGTAAACAATATGTCATCAAACAAGAAATACTGGAAAAGTGTTGAAGAGCTAAACGAAAATAGCTCTATTGTTGAGACGCTTAAACAAAACGAGTTTGTAGAGCAAATTCCTACTGATGAATTTTTAGGTAATAAAGAGACATTAGAAGCAACGGCTACAACGCGTCGCGATTTCTTAAAATACGTTGGTTTTAGTACAGCAGCAGCGTCATTAGCTGCTTGCGAAGGACCAGTAATTAAATCTATTCCTTATGTAGTTCAACCTACAGAAATTATCCCTGGTGTTGCAAATTATTATGCCACAACCATTGCTAATGGATTTGATTTTGCTAGTGTTTTAGTAAAAACTCGAGAAGGGCGTCCTATTAAAATTGAAAACAATGCCATGGCAACTGCCAACGGTGGTGCTAATGCCAGAGTGAATGCATCCGTTTTAGGACTGTACGATAGTTTAAGGATCCAAGGGCCTAAAAAAGATGGTGATGCTATTTCTTGGAGTACGTTTGATGCGGATACAAATCAAAAATTAACCGACTTAAAAGTTGCTGGTAAAGAGATTGTGTTATTAACACAAACCTTTGCAAGTCCTTCAACCAGTAAATTAATTTCCGAGTTTAAAGAAAAATATGGAAACGTACGTCATGTTATTTATGATGCCGTTTCAGAATCTGCTACATTAGATGCTTATCAAGCGAAGTACGGTGAGCGTGGTTTAGCGAATTATGATTTCGGAAAGGCCATGACCATTGTATCTGTTGGTGCAGATTTCTTAGGAGATTGGCAAGGTGGCGGTTATGATTCCGCATATTCAAAAAACAGAATACCAGAGCAAGGTAAGATGTCGCGTCATATTCAGTTTGAATCTAATATGTCGCTTTCTGGAGCAAATGCAGATAACCGAATCCCATTAACACCAACACAACAAAAAATTGCGTTGGCAAAACTACACAGTTATATTGTAGGAGGTTCTGTAACAGGAAACTTACCAGATCATATAGAAGCGGCAGTTAAAAGCGCAGCTTCAGAATTAAAGAAAGCAGGAAGTAAAGGTTTGGTAATTACAGGCATTCAAGATGTGAATGCGCAAACTGTTGCTCTTGATATTAATGCTTCTCTAGGAAGTCAGGCTTTTGATAAATCGGCACCAGTTAAAACAAGACAAGGTAATGATAAGGCCGTGGCTAAGTTAGTTACAGATATGAAAGCTGGAAACGTTGGGGCAATCATCATGAGTGGTGTAAACCCAATGTATACTTTACCGAATCCTTCAGAATTTACTGAAGGACTGAGTAAGACAGAATTATCAATTGCATTTTCCATGAAAGCTGATGAAACAGCTTCAGCAACACAATATATTGCAGCAACGCCGCACTATTTAGAATCTTGGGGCGATGTTGAAATCAGAAAAGGGCATTATGGGTTAACGCAACCTACTATTCGTCCATTATTTGATACGAGACAATTTCAAGACGCATTACTATTGTGGACTGGAAATGATATGTCTTATTACGATTATATCAAGGAAGCTTGGAACGGTGGTATTTTAGGCGGTAATTCCTTTAATCAAGCCTTGCATGATGGAGTTTATGTTGGCAGTATTTCTACTGAAACAGCAGATACTACAGAAGCAGAAGTTACAGCAGAAACACCTTCAGGAAATGTGGCGAATGCATTAGCTGCGTCGTCCAAATCGGAAGGCTTTGAATTAACATTATATACCAAAGTAGGTATGGGTGACGGGCAACAAGCCAACAATCCATGGTTACAAGAATTTCCAGATCCTTTAACTAGAGCTTCTTGGGATAACTATTTAACCATGTCTAAGGCAGATGCAGACCAATTAGGTTTGGTAAATGTGCATGTTGCCAATGGTGCATTAAATGGTAGTTATGCCAATGTTACAGCAAATGGAAAAACGATTACAGTACCAGTCATGATCCAGCCGGGTCAAGCAAATGGTTCTGTAGGTTTGGCTTTTGGTTATGGAAGAACAGAAGGTTTAAAAGAAGCCATGCAAACAGGTGTTAATGCCTATGCATTATATAATAATTTTAATAGCGTTCAACATGTAACTATTGAAGCTGCAGCAGGCGAGCATGAATTTGCTTCTGTACAGCTACATAATACATTAATGGGTCGTGGTGACATTATTAAAGAAACCACTTTAGAGATTTTCAATACCAAAGATAAAGAGTATTGGAACCCAATTCCTAAAGTATCTTTAAATCATGTTGAGACTCCTGTGACATCGCCCGATGTAGATTTGTGGGATGAGTTTGATCGTTCTATTGGGCATCATTTCAACTTGTCCATTGACTTGAATGCGTGTACCGGTTGTGGTGCTTGTGTTATTGCGTGTCATTCTGAAAACAACGTACCTGTAGTTGGTAAAACTGAAGTACGCCGTAGCCGTGATATGCACTGGTTGCGTATTGATAGATATTATTCGTCGGAAGAATCATTTGAAGGAGATAATGCTAGGAAGGAAAATTCGGAAGGATGGTTTACCGGAACGAAACAGGCATTAAGGGAAATGGAATCTGGTTCTGAGAATCCACAAGTAGCATTCCAACCAGTTATGTGCCAGCATTGTAATCATGCACCTTGTGAAACGGTTTGTCCTGTGGCAGCAACGTCTCATGGTCGTCAAGGTCAAAACCATATGGCTTATAACCGTTGTGTGGGTACAAGATATTGCGCAAACAACTGTCCATATAAAGTACGTCGTTTCAACTGGTTTTTATATAATGGGAATGATGAGTTTGACTATCATATGAATGATGATTTAGGTCGTATGGTATTAAACCCAGATGTAGTTGTGCGCTCTCGTGGTGTGATGGAAAAATGTTCTATGTGTATTCAAAAAACACAAAAGACCATTTTAGATGCAAAACGTGATGGTCGCCTCATTGAAGA encodes the following:
- a CDS encoding c-type cytochrome, with the translated sequence MRQVIHRKLSNTILRFSLMILLAFTTSLSAQEGDPTKGKSLFNANCAACHKLDKKMTGPALRNVETRLAEQEGLGRDWLAAWIRNSAAVIASGDAYANKIFKEYGAAMTAYPSFSDQDISDILAYTAEEKAAPVAAADGTGATAQGATASNGISNEIILGALAILFALLAIGLYLVNKTLRRFATAQNIEIEAETKRTPLWKAFVQNQFLMIVVSIFFLLASAYFAFGYFMQIGIDQGYEPVQPIHYSHKIHAGDNGIDCKYCHSSARVSKHSGIPSLNVCMNCHKSIYEYTGETSAEYTKEFYDGEIKKLYKAAGWDDAEQKYTGETQPVKWVRIHNLPDFVYFNHSQHVTVAGVECQTCHGPVEEMEVMYQHAPLTMGWCIDCHRTTNVNVKDNAYYTKIHEELSKKYGVDELTAAQMGGLECGKCHY
- a CDS encoding TAT-variant-translocated molybdopterin oxidoreductase, with amino-acid sequence MSSNKKYWKSVEELNENSSIVETLKQNEFVEQIPTDEFLGNKETLEATATTRRDFLKYVGFSTAAASLAACEGPVIKSIPYVVQPTEIIPGVANYYATTIANGFDFASVLVKTREGRPIKIENNAMATANGGANARVNASVLGLYDSLRIQGPKKDGDAISWSTFDADTNQKLTDLKVAGKEIVLLTQTFASPSTSKLISEFKEKYGNVRHVIYDAVSESATLDAYQAKYGERGLANYDFGKAMTIVSVGADFLGDWQGGGYDSAYSKNRIPEQGKMSRHIQFESNMSLSGANADNRIPLTPTQQKIALAKLHSYIVGGSVTGNLPDHIEAAVKSAASELKKAGSKGLVITGIQDVNAQTVALDINASLGSQAFDKSAPVKTRQGNDKAVAKLVTDMKAGNVGAIIMSGVNPMYTLPNPSEFTEGLSKTELSIAFSMKADETASATQYIAATPHYLESWGDVEIRKGHYGLTQPTIRPLFDTRQFQDALLLWTGNDMSYYDYIKEAWNGGILGGNSFNQALHDGVYVGSISTETADTTEAEVTAETPSGNVANALAASSKSEGFELTLYTKVGMGDGQQANNPWLQEFPDPLTRASWDNYLTMSKADADQLGLVNVHVANGALNGSYANVTANGKTITVPVMIQPGQANGSVGLAFGYGRTEGLKEAMQTGVNAYALYNNFNSVQHVTIEAAAGEHEFASVQLHNTLMGRGDIIKETTLEIFNTKDKEYWNPIPKVSLNHVETPVTSPDVDLWDEFDRSIGHHFNLSIDLNACTGCGACVIACHSENNVPVVGKTEVRRSRDMHWLRIDRYYSSEESFEGDNARKENSEGWFTGTKQALREMESGSENPQVAFQPVMCQHCNHAPCETVCPVAATSHGRQGQNHMAYNRCVGTRYCANNCPYKVRRFNWFLYNGNDEFDYHMNDDLGRMVLNPDVVVRSRGVMEKCSMCIQKTQKTILDAKRDGRLIEDGEFQTACSAACNNGAMTFGDINDKDSKVAKLLKDNRMYHLLESVGTKPNVQYQTKVRNTTEA